The following proteins are encoded in a genomic region of Dialister hominis:
- a CDS encoding DEAD/DEAH box helicase — translation MPNGASSIHKQLRTELENYIKSQLFGKSPVLLSSLNAHIDDEGLLYQKPYIESSPAYVTVENGLAKADLAPWMKDYFSDLAKAGIGIFPSPYEHQIQALEAAARGENLFVSTGTGSGKTECFMWPLLAKMASEARSSKKTWEKRGIRTIIMYPMNALVSDQVSRLRKMIGDPKKKFITAFRKTCGSVRRPQFGMYTGRTPYPGEQPSKDPDRKLERTLRRMSFPEDDSEKEFFQHLQEEGKIPAKADMADFLDRLHDSDHTPDPEDAELITRFEMQQFCPDILITNYSMLEYMLLRPRERKIWSDTREWLASSKENKLLFVIDEAHMYRGSSGGEVSLLIRRLFHKLGIGRDRVQFILTTASMPNQSLSDRDAVMTFANELTASDEKTEFRYLKGRQEIIDNNAKYDIPADLLLHSDPGKFENRDLSALLDLWKNAGHFDTSINSLEPLYNWMYDHLIDYRPFHNLIKACRGNAVSLGELSSNIFPTLNSDDALKAISVLLAIAPLAKNAKDSVLFPARMHMLFRGISGVYACTNPECSHSHSDGGLTLGEIYLSDSGLTCPHCGSVVYELYKDRGCGALFFKGYILDGGFFTHESHVYLWHYPGQLMDKNMKEIHLFIPEDDYLPPKSSGKSAIKPCYLDIKSGFINFADDSLAGKEGIRKLYYCNHSVKDQPGVITFADCPHCTHKLPSTQLVSFSTQGNLSFFNLIQSQFKLQPAVPGKDKDPYHFPNQGRKVLLFSDSRQRAAKLARDMSNASDIEAARQLFVLALAEMEKQGSKQSMDSLYDYFCLAAGRHHLQLFHGEERNKFEENCRSALRNYERYTKRNRDYDPRYKITNAPLRMQEYVLRLFAGGYNTLYDSATSWIEPTEKALEAAVDELSDQGIEISEEEFKDFFNAWMLYISDRYTALGHTISDTIRMEVRPNFDGYGLKDDWALSAIIREAAGWQESGKKIGTKVQESKEELVWKQVLKEQFLDHAQPDNGRLYVDLTRVKARFDPDHVWYKCEQCSELTPFLLKGRCPSCGAEHIHEMRPEEYDALSFWRKPLQDALDGKPIQVIDTEEHTAQLSHKDQRDDLWSKTEQYELRFQDLVQDNETPVDILSSTTTMEVGIDIGSLVAVGLRNIPPTRENYQQRAGRAGRRGSSLSTIITFCENGPHDTMYFKDPTPMLRGDPRRPWIDVQSEKLLQRHLSMVILQTYLDTCGKSLDTLPAHEFLKEFLPDFKKYMEGGLYN, via the coding sequence ATTATATTAAATCGCAATTATTCGGAAAATCCCCGGTTTTACTATCATCGCTCAACGCACATATTGATGATGAAGGCCTGCTTTACCAGAAGCCTTACATTGAGTCTTCACCTGCTTATGTCACTGTAGAAAACGGTCTGGCAAAAGCAGATCTTGCTCCATGGATGAAAGACTATTTCTCCGATCTGGCAAAAGCCGGCATCGGCATTTTCCCATCGCCTTACGAGCATCAGATACAAGCGCTTGAAGCAGCCGCCAGAGGTGAAAATCTATTCGTTTCGACGGGCACTGGTTCCGGTAAAACGGAATGTTTCATGTGGCCTCTTCTGGCCAAGATGGCTTCTGAAGCAAGATCCTCAAAGAAAACATGGGAAAAGCGCGGAATCCGCACCATCATCATGTATCCGATGAATGCGCTCGTCTCTGACCAAGTCAGCCGCCTTCGGAAGATGATTGGAGATCCCAAAAAGAAATTCATTACCGCATTCAGGAAAACTTGCGGCAGCGTCCGCCGCCCTCAATTTGGCATGTACACCGGGCGTACGCCATATCCGGGAGAACAACCATCGAAGGATCCGGACCGCAAACTTGAACGGACTCTTCGCCGAATGTCTTTCCCGGAAGATGATTCAGAGAAAGAATTCTTCCAACATCTGCAGGAAGAAGGAAAGATTCCAGCCAAAGCAGACATGGCTGATTTCCTTGATCGGCTTCATGATAGCGATCATACCCCAGATCCGGAAGACGCAGAGCTGATCACCCGTTTCGAGATGCAGCAATTCTGCCCGGATATACTGATTACCAACTATTCCATGCTGGAATACATGCTCCTGCGCCCCAGAGAAAGAAAAATCTGGAGTGACACCCGCGAATGGCTCGCCTCCAGCAAAGAGAACAAACTTCTCTTCGTCATCGATGAAGCACACATGTACCGCGGCTCATCCGGCGGAGAAGTTTCCTTATTGATCCGCCGCCTTTTCCATAAACTCGGCATCGGCCGGGATCGTGTGCAGTTCATCCTGACGACAGCAAGTATGCCGAACCAGAGCCTGAGCGACAGGGATGCTGTCATGACATTTGCCAATGAATTGACAGCTTCCGATGAAAAGACGGAGTTCCGCTATCTTAAAGGCCGTCAGGAAATCATCGATAATAATGCAAAGTATGATATTCCCGCCGATCTTCTCTTACATTCAGATCCAGGAAAATTTGAGAACCGAGATCTCTCCGCCCTTCTGGATCTCTGGAAGAATGCCGGTCATTTTGATACTTCCATCAATTCCTTGGAACCTCTTTACAACTGGATGTACGATCACCTGATCGATTACCGTCCCTTCCATAATCTGATCAAGGCTTGCCGTGGAAACGCCGTTTCTCTGGGCGAACTTTCTTCAAACATTTTCCCCACGCTCAATTCGGATGATGCACTGAAAGCAATAAGCGTCCTTTTAGCGATTGCACCACTGGCAAAAAATGCGAAAGATTCCGTCCTTTTCCCTGCCCGTATGCACATGCTCTTCAGAGGTATTTCCGGGGTCTACGCCTGCACCAACCCAGAATGCAGCCACTCTCATTCAGATGGCGGCCTTACTTTAGGGGAAATTTACTTGTCTGACAGTGGCCTGACCTGCCCACACTGCGGCAGTGTCGTATACGAGCTCTATAAGGACAGAGGCTGCGGCGCGCTGTTCTTCAAAGGCTATATTCTGGATGGTGGTTTCTTTACCCATGAAAGCCATGTCTACCTTTGGCACTATCCCGGTCAGCTCATGGATAAGAATATGAAGGAAATCCATTTATTCATTCCGGAGGATGATTATCTGCCCCCTAAAAGCAGCGGCAAAAGTGCCATCAAACCATGCTATTTGGACATCAAGAGCGGATTTATTAACTTTGCCGATGACTCGCTGGCAGGCAAAGAAGGAATTCGAAAACTCTATTACTGTAACCACTCTGTCAAAGATCAGCCCGGGGTTATTACATTCGCGGACTGCCCGCACTGCACCCACAAACTTCCTTCGACTCAGCTTGTATCATTCAGTACACAGGGCAACTTATCATTCTTCAATTTAATCCAGTCTCAATTTAAACTGCAGCCTGCTGTTCCCGGGAAGGATAAAGATCCGTATCATTTTCCCAATCAGGGCCGCAAGGTTCTGCTCTTTTCGGACAGCCGTCAGCGCGCAGCAAAACTGGCACGGGACATGTCGAATGCTTCTGACATTGAAGCGGCAAGACAATTATTTGTCCTTGCTTTGGCAGAAATGGAAAAGCAGGGCTCTAAACAGTCCATGGATTCTCTTTATGATTACTTCTGCCTTGCAGCAGGGCGTCATCATTTGCAGCTTTTCCACGGAGAAGAACGAAATAAATTTGAAGAAAACTGCCGCTCCGCATTACGGAATTACGAACGCTATACAAAGCGAAACAGAGATTATGATCCAAGATACAAAATAACAAATGCACCTTTGAGGATGCAGGAATATGTCCTCCGCTTATTTGCGGGTGGTTACAATACGCTCTATGACTCTGCCACAAGCTGGATTGAGCCCACAGAGAAAGCACTTGAGGCTGCCGTTGATGAACTAAGTGACCAAGGGATAGAGATTTCGGAAGAGGAATTCAAAGATTTCTTTAATGCCTGGATGCTCTATATTTCTGACAGATATACAGCTCTCGGACACACAATCAGCGATACCATCCGCATGGAAGTCCGCCCAAACTTTGATGGCTATGGCCTTAAAGATGATTGGGCCCTTTCAGCAATTATCCGGGAAGCAGCAGGATGGCAGGAAAGCGGGAAGAAAATAGGAACTAAAGTTCAAGAGAGTAAAGAAGAACTGGTCTGGAAGCAGGTTTTGAAGGAACAGTTCCTTGACCATGCCCAGCCGGATAATGGCAGACTTTATGTGGATCTTACCAGAGTCAAAGCACGTTTCGATCCTGACCATGTATGGTACAAATGCGAGCAGTGCTCCGAGCTGACGCCTTTCCTCCTGAAAGGAAGATGCCCCTCATGCGGCGCTGAACACATCCATGAAATGAGGCCGGAAGAGTACGATGCGCTCAGCTTCTGGAGAAAACCGCTTCAAGATGCGCTCGATGGCAAACCTATCCAGGTCATTGATACGGAAGAGCATACCGCACAGCTTTCTCATAAAGACCAACGTGATGACCTCTGGAGTAAAACGGAACAGTATGAACTCCGTTTCCAGGACCTGGTTCAGGATAATGAAACTCCTGTCGATATCCTCAGCAGTACGACAACCATGGAAGTCGGCATCGATATCGGATCCCTCGTCGCCGTAGGGCTTAGAAACATTCCTCCGACACGCGAAAACTATCAGCAGCGTGCCGGCCGTGCGGGCCGCCGCGGATCCAGCTTGTCTACCATTATTACTTTCTGTGAAAACGGCCCGCATGACACCATGTATTTCAAGGACCCGACGCCTATGCTCCGCGGTGATCCACGGAGGCCTTGGATCGATGTACAGAGTGAAAAACTGCTTCAGCGTCATCTGTCCATGGTTATTCTTCAGACATATCTGGATACATGCGGCAAGAGTCTTGACACCCTGCCCGCCCATGAATTTCTGAAGGAGTTCCTCCCGGATTTCAAGAAATATATGGAAGGCGGATTGTATAATTAA
- a CDS encoding IS30 family transposase, with product MDQNHFTTDTLRKKGAHLTFEERVIIQTRLRDKQSYRSIAREIGCCVNTVRNEVKRGKVLCYNGKVERYRAADGQSTYEAHRENCGRKCDAIAKGAFLDYVQKRLQEHHWSLDACFGRALVTGEFQRGEMVCTKTLYNYVTLGLLGKIKSIDLPLRVKRKNARKRVRERKKKFGRSIDERDPSVDERQDFGHWECDLVLGSRSKDEVLLTLVERKTRCSLIRKLPNKESASVIAAFRKLKDGMFRGCFSRVFLSITTDNGSEFSSLSELEKLSHTRIYYAHPYCSSDKGTNENHNGLFRRFLPKGKKIQDSPVEHISRVECWANTLPRKILGYKTPEECFREEMLAALTA from the coding sequence ATGGATCAAAATCATTTTACCACGGATACGTTACGCAAAAAAGGGGCTCATTTAACTTTTGAGGAACGAGTCATTATCCAAACGCGTCTCCGCGACAAGCAATCGTATCGGAGCATAGCCCGTGAGATTGGGTGCTGTGTCAATACGGTACGCAACGAGGTGAAGCGTGGCAAGGTTCTTTGCTATAACGGCAAGGTGGAACGCTATCGCGCAGCAGACGGGCAAAGCACCTATGAGGCGCATCGCGAAAACTGTGGTCGCAAATGCGACGCCATAGCAAAGGGAGCATTCCTCGACTATGTGCAGAAGAGACTTCAGGAACATCACTGGTCGCTCGATGCCTGCTTTGGCAGGGCACTGGTTACGGGAGAATTTCAACGTGGCGAGATGGTCTGTACGAAAACCCTGTACAACTATGTCACGCTGGGGCTCCTAGGAAAAATCAAGAGTATTGACCTGCCCTTGCGCGTCAAGCGAAAAAACGCCAGGAAGCGGGTTCGTGAGCGTAAGAAGAAGTTCGGCCGCAGTATAGATGAGCGCGATCCTTCTGTGGATGAGCGTCAGGATTTCGGGCATTGGGAGTGTGACCTTGTACTGGGATCTCGCTCAAAGGACGAAGTACTGCTGACTCTGGTTGAGCGCAAGACACGCTGTTCCCTCATCAGAAAACTGCCCAACAAGGAAAGTGCCTCTGTAATAGCAGCCTTCAGAAAATTGAAGGATGGAATGTTCCGCGGCTGTTTCAGCCGAGTGTTCCTCAGCATTACGACAGACAATGGCAGTGAGTTTTCTAGCCTGTCGGAGCTAGAGAAACTAAGTCACACACGGATCTATTATGCGCATCCGTACTGCTCCAGCGACAAAGGTACGAATGAGAATCACAACGGCTTATTCCGTCGATTTCTTCCCAAAGGGAAGAAAATCCAGGATTCCCCAGTGGAACACATTTCCAGAGTAGAGTGCTGGGCCAACACCCTGCCAAGAAAAATACTCGGCTATAAGACACCCGAGGAGTGCTTTAGGGAAGAAATGCTTGCAGCACTTACTGCATAA